One segment of Stappia sp. 28M-7 DNA contains the following:
- a CDS encoding TetR/AcrR family transcriptional regulator, with product MTKASPSAGDRKRLSPEERRAMILAGATAYFSEVGLEGNTRELSKRLGVTQSLIFNYFSTKTDLLEAVYRSVYLDRISPDWPALIADRSRSIHDRALTFYREYTQAIFSYEWMRIFMFSGLAGAELNRRYLEHVSGLLLRPLMEEFRHAAPGPRKPEMEDIWNLHGGIIYIGIRRYVYQVPCPDDQDPAICAAISRFVDAFDIPCPSTESLPARNAQAADITTR from the coding sequence ATGACAAAAGCTTCCCCTTCCGCAGGCGATCGCAAGCGCCTGTCCCCCGAAGAGCGACGGGCGATGATCCTGGCCGGCGCGACGGCCTACTTTTCCGAAGTGGGGCTGGAAGGAAACACGCGCGAGCTGTCGAAGCGGCTCGGTGTCACGCAGTCGCTGATCTTCAATTATTTCAGCACCAAGACCGACCTGCTGGAGGCGGTCTATCGCAGCGTCTATCTCGACCGGATCTCGCCGGACTGGCCGGCGCTGATCGCCGACCGCAGCCGCTCGATCCACGACCGGGCGCTGACCTTCTACCGCGAATACACGCAGGCGATCTTCAGCTACGAATGGATGCGCATCTTCATGTTCTCCGGCCTTGCCGGCGCGGAGCTGAACCGGCGTTACCTGGAACATGTCAGCGGGCTGCTGTTGCGTCCGTTGATGGAGGAGTTCCGCCACGCCGCCCCCGGCCCCCGCAAGCCGGAGATGGAGGACATCTGGAACCTGCACGGCGGGATCATCTATATCGGCATCCGCCGCTACGTCTATCAGGTGCCCTGCCCCGACGACCAGGATCCGGCGATCTGCGCCGCGATCAGCCGCTTCGTCGATGCCTTCGACATCCCCTGCCCGAGCACGGAGAGCCTGCCGGCCCGCAACGCTCAGGCCGCCGACATCACCACCAGGTAG
- a CDS encoding sodium:solute symporter family protein, protein MALSMKGDFTDNLGKIYGIYVGGFAAFVVLMAIFSMIGVPDRFILWCYMAATIGIYAFIGIMSRTAQVAEYYVAGRSVPAIYNGMATGADWMSGASFVGMAGTLFVLGYDGLAFVLGWTGGYVLVAVLLAPYLRKFGAYTVPDFLGTRYGGNMARLVGIVVLFCCSFTYITAQVYASGIIASQFLGIDFRYAVFAGLAGILVCSMLGGMKAVTWTQVAQYIVLIVAYLLPAIWMSTVQFGIPVPQLTYGGALSQIAEYERLLEVTRTHVAPFQTYSAQDYFFLIFCLMVGTASLPHILMRFFTTPTVREARKSVGWSLLFIFLLYFTAPAYAAFSKFNLMGLFVGAGAEANYQLAFSAIPQWMIQWGSIAGHQLVTICGVKAETVAAIQAACEAKGFATGFPYTELKLNNDMIVLSTPSIAGMPIWVVGLVGAGGFAAALSTADGLLLAIANALSHDVYYKMIDPNADAKRRLLVAKILLVVVALAAAFLARTKPSDILSMVAWAFSIAAAGLFAPLVMGVWWKRTTTLGGVLGMASGFCVTMYYLIGNVYGFDFVKGTGDEISWFGVASISAGVFGVPVAFVVTYVVSLITPEPSQEMQDFVDRLRLPKGGTMMVQGH, encoded by the coding sequence ATGGCACTTTCCATGAAGGGTGATTTCACCGACAACCTCGGGAAGATCTACGGGATCTACGTCGGCGGCTTTGCCGCTTTCGTCGTCCTGATGGCGATCTTCTCCATGATCGGCGTGCCCGACAGGTTCATCCTGTGGTGCTACATGGCCGCCACGATCGGCATCTACGCGTTCATCGGCATCATGTCGCGAACGGCGCAGGTGGCGGAATACTACGTCGCCGGACGCTCGGTGCCTGCCATCTACAACGGCATGGCGACGGGCGCGGACTGGATGTCCGGCGCGTCCTTCGTCGGCATGGCCGGCACGCTCTTCGTGCTGGGTTATGACGGCCTCGCCTTCGTGCTGGGCTGGACCGGCGGCTACGTGCTGGTGGCCGTGCTTCTGGCACCCTACCTGCGCAAGTTCGGCGCCTACACGGTGCCCGACTTCCTGGGCACCCGCTACGGCGGCAACATGGCCCGGCTCGTCGGTATCGTCGTGCTGTTCTGCTGCTCGTTCACCTACATCACGGCGCAGGTCTACGCCTCGGGCATCATCGCCTCGCAGTTCCTCGGCATCGACTTCCGCTATGCGGTGTTCGCCGGTCTTGCGGGCATTCTCGTCTGCTCGATGCTGGGCGGCATGAAGGCGGTGACCTGGACGCAGGTGGCTCAGTACATCGTGCTGATCGTCGCCTACCTGCTTCCGGCGATCTGGATGTCCACCGTGCAGTTCGGCATTCCGGTGCCGCAGCTGACCTACGGCGGCGCCCTGTCGCAGATCGCGGAGTACGAGCGGCTCCTGGAGGTCACGCGGACGCACGTCGCGCCGTTCCAGACCTACAGCGCCCAGGACTACTTCTTCCTGATCTTCTGCCTGATGGTGGGTACGGCCTCGCTGCCGCACATCCTCATGCGCTTCTTCACGACCCCGACGGTTCGTGAGGCGCGCAAGTCGGTGGGCTGGTCGCTGCTCTTCATCTTCCTGCTGTACTTCACGGCTCCCGCCTATGCGGCCTTCTCGAAGTTCAACCTGATGGGTCTCTTCGTGGGTGCCGGTGCGGAGGCGAACTACCAGCTCGCCTTCTCCGCCATTCCGCAGTGGATGATCCAGTGGGGCTCTATCGCCGGTCACCAGCTGGTGACGATCTGCGGCGTGAAGGCGGAAACCGTCGCGGCGATCCAGGCGGCCTGCGAGGCCAAGGGGTTCGCAACGGGCTTCCCGTATACCGAGCTGAAGCTGAACAACGACATGATCGTGCTTTCGACCCCGTCGATCGCCGGCATGCCGATCTGGGTTGTCGGTCTCGTCGGTGCCGGCGGTTTCGCCGCGGCGCTCTCGACCGCCGACGGCCTGCTGCTGGCCATCGCCAACGCCCTGTCGCACGACGTCTACTACAAGATGATCGACCCGAATGCGGACGCCAAGCGCCGCCTGTTGGTCGCCAAGATCCTGCTTGTGGTGGTCGCGCTTGCGGCGGCCTTCCTGGCGCGCACCAAACCGTCCGACATTCTGTCGATGGTGGCGTGGGCGTTCTCGATCGCGGCTGCCGGCCTCTTCGCCCCGCTCGTCATGGGCGTGTGGTGGAAGCGGACGACGACGCTCGGCGGCGTGCTCGGCATGGCGTCCGGCTTCTGCGTCACGATGTACTACCTGATCGGCAACGTGTACGGCTTCGACTTCGTCAAGGGCACGGGCGACGAGATCTCGTGGTTCGGCGTGGCGTCGATCTCTGCCGGCGTCTTCGGTGTCCCGGTCGCGTTCGTCGTCACCTATGTGGTGTCGCTGATCACGCCGGAGCCCAGTCAGGAGATGCAGGACTTCGTGGATCGTCTGCGCCTGCCCAAGGGCGGCACGATGATGGTTCAAGGCCACTGA
- a CDS encoding DUF4212 domain-containing protein, whose translation MTEKLPPEVAEAHWSKTRNLMWVSLAIWAFFGFFIHFFVTALNDVVILGFPLGFYMAAQGSLIVFVIQIFWFASRQNAIDEEFGVAED comes from the coding sequence TTGACCGAGAAACTGCCACCGGAAGTGGCGGAGGCGCACTGGTCCAAGACGCGCAACCTGATGTGGGTTTCGCTGGCCATCTGGGCGTTCTTCGGCTTCTTCATCCACTTCTTCGTGACGGCGTTGAACGACGTCGTGATCCTTGGCTTCCCGCTCGGCTTCTACATGGCCGCGCAGGGGTCGCTCATCGTCTTCGTCATCCAGATCTTCTGGTTCGCTTCGCGCCAGAATGCGATCGACGAGGAATTCGGCGTCGCCGAAGACTGA
- a CDS encoding esterase, with translation MLDLIGSILPRRQRSDWDSAVEAIRAGAAFLAQGASYSYLRARSLLAGPRLFQDEGFGMALKICKWEGFAVAAQDLILMIEAEVRPHLPADPKLRAAGLAELYRTVLAAEEMPEHRAERGWDDVIEEFDRRLEVYMDKPPLKPDAISIATALRLLDHAPIDSAVREADKMMVVNNVAFRFIDYQATLRKRIDLVAFARQLSDRMVAVS, from the coding sequence GTGCTTGATTTGATTGGATCCATCCTGCCCCGACGGCAGCGCTCCGACTGGGACTCGGCGGTCGAGGCGATCCGCGCCGGCGCGGCTTTTCTCGCGCAAGGGGCGAGCTACTCGTACCTGCGCGCCCGCTCGCTGCTCGCCGGGCCCCGTCTCTTCCAGGACGAGGGATTCGGCATGGCGCTGAAGATCTGCAAATGGGAGGGATTCGCGGTCGCGGCGCAGGACCTGATCCTGATGATCGAGGCGGAGGTGCGCCCGCATCTTCCCGCCGATCCGAAGCTGCGCGCCGCCGGCCTTGCCGAGCTCTACCGCACGGTGCTGGCCGCCGAAGAGATGCCCGAGCACCGCGCCGAGCGCGGCTGGGACGACGTGATCGAGGAGTTCGACCGCCGGCTGGAGGTCTACATGGACAAGCCGCCGCTCAAGCCGGACGCGATCTCCATCGCCACCGCCCTGCGCCTGCTCGACCACGCCCCCATCGACAGCGCCGTGCGCGAGGCCGACAAGATGATGGTGGTCAACAACGTCGCCTTCCGCTTCATCGACTACCAGGCCACCTTGCGCAAGCGCATCGACCTCGTCGCCTTCGCCCGCCAGCTTTCCGACAGGATGGTGGCGGTGTCGTGA